AAGAGAACAGAACAAGATGAGGTGGACACAGCTGCAGGAATAACTAAGCTGGTCCATTTGGTAATCTTGTTATTATAATTGAAATGGTAAAAAGATTCAGATATAATAAGGATGTAAACAGTCCACACATTTTAGGAAATGCCTTGAAAGACATCAGCATCTTACAGAAGTATATGATTTataaagagctaaataaatgccATGTTTTTAAAGGATGGATGTATAATTAAATTGTAACCAAAGAGAACCAGTTGACTTTCAAATGTAaattagggccaggcgtggtggctcacacctgtaatcccaacacttgggagccACGACAGGAGATTGctggaggccaagagttcaagaccagtctgggcaacatagtgagaccccatttctttatttttgtttgtttttgttttgagacggagtctcactcttgttgcccatgctggagtgcagtggtgcaacctcagctcactgcaacccctgcctcctgttcaagcaattctcctgcctcagcatcctgagtagctgggattacaggtgcccaccaccacgcttgcaattttttgtatttttaatagatatggggtctcaccgtgttgacCAGTTTGGGTGAGaacccatttctaaaaaaaaaaaaaaaatttattagctgggcatagtggcatgcatctgtaatcccagctactcaggagtctgagacagggggaatttgaggctgcagtgagctgttatcacaccactgcactccagcctaggtgacagagtgagaccctgtctctaaaaataaatgtaatttagatCTTGAAACCAGATTAAAAGTTTAATCTCTCATTGCTTTACTGCCATTTAGTTTCTATGGTAACATGGAtacatttgggattttttttaaattaataattgttTATGGGACAATTGGTAACTTACCACTTCAAATTAGGAAAATTTTCTTAGCAGTTAGAACTTTTGGTGGAGTTCAGATTTGCTTAAGTGATTAGTAGTTATctgtaaaacataatttttgtaaGCTAGAAAGCTTATGGccaggccggacatggtggtgcacacctgtaatctcagcactttgggaggctgaggcaggcagatcacttgagctcaagagtttgagaccagcctgggcaacatggtgaaaccctgtctctacaaagaatacaaaaattagctgggcatggtggcattgcAGCCTGTGCggcagtgagaccttgtccccccggaaaaaaagaaagctcatggccagacacagaaagtagagTTTCAGAAAAGTTTCCATCACACTGAGTTTAGTTGTGTCATGTATGATACAAGAGTACTACAGCATTGCATTACTTTTTACCAGTGATAGTTAACAATATTATGAAGGggtgaattatatatatatatatatatatatacacacctaggTAAATAAGAACCTTAGGCCAAGTATAATTTTGTTCTGCTTACTTTTGATAGGATTAATTCTAGGGAAAGATTCTGTTTCACATTATCCTCCCATTCTTTACTTCTGAAATGATGTAGCTCTCTAGACCCTACTGCTAAGGTACTTATTACTATGATACAAAATGGCCTCACATCTTCTTCCCTGATCCCAGTGTGCGCAGACCGCAGACCAGTTGAAACCGAAAGGTGGACTAAGATGGGAGGCCTCCAACCAGGGAGAAGCCACTGGTGTTAACAGCATGATCTCTGGGCTTGGCTATTGCATCCCCACCTGCTGTCTGACATTGGGCAGGGGACCCGAGCtctttaaagacttaaaagtccTTGTCTGCAAGATAGCCGTAATAGTACAACACCCAACTCATTAGAGTTGTCTTCAGGATTAAGTGAGGAGTATTTGTAAAATGCTAAGCACTGTGCCTGGAATTACCaaaggaagcttttaaaaagtcaacaactTTTGAGGGCCAGATAGAAATTTCatattttggccgggcacagtggctcacgcctgtaatcccagaattttgggaggccgaggcgggcggatcgcgaggtcaggagatcgagaccatcgtggctaacatggtgaaaccccgtctctactaaaaatacaaaaaaattagccgggcgtggtggcgggcgcctgtagtcccagctactctggaggctgaggcaggagaatggcgtgaacccaggaggcggagcttgcagtaagctgagattgcgccactgaactccagcctgggagacagcgagactccgtctcaaaaaaaaaaaaaaaaaaaaagtcgtatTTTTTGAGGAGTCGGTTCCATCCTGAGCAGTAGCCCTACTCCACTGTGCAGAAAAGTGGCTGTTCAGTAGAAAAATTTTGGAGATTCTAAGATGCTCATTTTCCTCCCCTGCCTTCAGATATACATCAGTCAAGTATGTGAGGATGTCTTCTCTGGTCCTCTGAACTCTGCTGTGCAGCTGGCTGGACTGACATTGTTGACAAACATGACTGTTACCAATGACCACCAGCACATGCTTCACAGTTACATTACAGACCTGTTCCAGGTGTTACTTACTGGAAATGGAAACACGAAGGTATGAAGAGCTATTGTGTCAAGCTTATTAACATTGAAATAGTATTTGCAGGCCACCTATCTTAAGTTGATGTGCCTCAAAGAGGAAGATTTATTAAAAACTCACATGGGCCCAagaaagtatattatttttaGTCCCAAATATTCCATTGCAAAATTAACTTTTGAAAACCATCTGTTGTTTCACTTATCAACAGATTCCTGTTCATTTGGTTTTCTGAGAAGCTAGCTTCCCCCCACCAAATATAGGAACATTGTGATTAAAAGGAGTCTGAGTAATAGTAGTGGTTAGTTGAATATTTTGCTTACCTCAGGGTTAACAAATCATTTTTTTGATTCagttatttgttgaaaaatatttctaaaacaacTTTTAAGCTGTAGTAAATGAAGTGAATTGAATATATGAAAGATGTCTCAGTGCTTCACTCTGTCCAGTTAGGTTGATATAAGAGGCAACAGATATTGAGCTGAATTAAGTAGGACCTTAGGAGATGCCCTATAAAAAGTTTCTTAAGTAAATCTCTCATATTAGTGTGCATTCTTATCAATTGccatttttcaagaaaaagtaGCATAAAAATAGATTGTAGGCTAATTAAAAGTTCTGATAAGTCGGGTTGATTGTTCATCAAGGCTTTTTACCATGTTAGTCTGTGTTCTCTGGAACAGTTGAGAGACAAATGCATAAGCATTTTAGAAAGACCAAATGTGAAGCCATACTccaaatattcaacatcactgcAGTTATTTTTGAGTTTATCAAGATGTGATTACAGGAGAGTCTTACTGTAGTCCTGCTTTTATGTTTCCAAGGTGTTTGTACATGgactttcctcttttccaataGCCAAACTTGTTTGGATGTGATCCAAGATGTACCAAAAGGtattgaaaattaaatgtaagagTAGTCTTCTAGCAATATTGCACCATTCCCAGGCAGTTTCCAACGTGCATCAGCATGTCTGTCTCCAGTGGAACAAGATAACTTCCAGCCCCTGAACCCCTGGGGAAACTCCTTCCCTCTTTACTGTATGTTGTTGCCACTGTAGGAGAAATCTCTCCTCTGCCTGACTCTGCAGCTGCTTTACCCAGAACCTCAGGAGGAACTCTGAGTCCAGAGCCAGGCTGAGTTCAGCCAGGCAAGTCTGGCCTTGGGGCTGTATATATCTGTCTCAGACATCGTctgtgttttcatatattttttgactttttaaaagatgacCCAGACCACAATAGtatgttctatttttgttttgttgtgttgtgtttttccaTTACATTGCTTAGTACAGTATTTCTAGGATAGAAAATTTGCTTTCTTGGTCTGCCTTGGAACATACCTACCAATTACAACATTGATTTTCCATAAAAATTGAGTTTAAAGTTCCAACTTGCAAATGAACTTTTGGATAGCCATCCATTTGTTAGTGGGAAAGTGTGTCTGATTTAGGTATTTTCTTAGTAAATAACCACTAAAATGAATGTTTAAATATCGTATTTTGCTTAAGTCAGGGATCTCACTGTACTGTAATAACCGTTTGGGTACACCACTGATTGATAACTTAATGCAGATAGTGGAGGATTAACATAAACTGTGTGCTTGTTACATcctcaatgaaaacaaaactaatgGTTTAAAATGTCCTAGTGTCACCACAAGATGGTGCATGTGACGAGGAAAAAAAACATGTCTTAATATGGTTTCAAACCAAAATCCATATATTTGTTTAATCTGTAGTTGTACTctaactgtatatatatttttttctcatatttaactCCCTTCTACAAAGAATAGCAACATCAGATTTTAATACAGGATACCAAATAGCTATTGCTGTTGCTATTCCCTGGTTGTATACCTGCCCTCATTGACTATTAGTGGGTCTTAGATTTTGACTTCATCCAGGCTTATTTCGTAAGTTCAGGACCATCCTATTTCATACCTCCTGTTCCTATTTTTCTAATTGAAACTTCATTGACATTGGAGCCAGGTGTTTTTTTCCTAACACTTATTCCTAGTGTTGCTGATAGTCAGTCAGGCCAGATGAGATCTGATAGTGACCTCCACGGAGTGCACTAAAGAAGGGTCAGAAGTCTCCTTTACTCTTTCAACCCCAGAGGCCTTAATTTATTAATAGCATCTCTTTGAAAAAGACAATCTCTGCATATTCAAGAAATGTTACCAGTGGACACTGCTGAGGATTGGAAGGGGCCAAAAGCATGGTGGCTTTTGTTTTTACCTTGTTCTCTTTTgcattacttaaaatttttatcatgaccaagtagtaattttctaaaaataaagaaatatttgataaaaacagtaaaattaagCAAAGTATTATGTCATCCTCAAATAAATTAGTATCTACAACATGATCAAAGAAATTGTGACTATACAGGATATTTGCAtaaaagaccaaaaagaaaatactaaaacttttctttctcttttttgacacagaatctcactctgttgcccaggctagattgcagtggcatgatctctgctcactgcagccttgagcttccaggctcaaacaatcctcctacctcagcctccctgggactttggtcacatgccaccacgcctggctgatttttgtatttttggtagagacggggttttgccatgttgcccatgttgctcttgaactcctgagctcaagtgatctgcccaccttggcctcccaaagtgctgggaatgcaggcatgcgccaccgcacctggccaaaaataccAACACTTAATCGTGATCATTTCTGGTTATGTAAATACgggtaaattttctttttctttgtggttttctatttttttgaaagtGCTATGGTAAACATCTGTTGcctttgtaataaaaaatttttctaaaataatatccAGGTTCCTTCCCAGCTCTAGTGAAGAGCACATTTGTCCCATTTCCCTGAGTTAGTACCCCCCTCTATGCTTATTTTAGTTCCAGGTATCTTGTAGAAAGTATGGTTTCACATGgcctttgtttttaaaagacttggaaccaacccgaatgtccaacaatgatagactggattaagaaaatgtggcacatatacaccatggaatactatgcagccataaaaaatgatgagttcatgtcctttgtagggacatggacaaaattggaaatcatcattctcagtaaactatcgcaagaacaaaaaaccaaacactgtatattctcactcataggtgggaattgaacaatgagaacacatggacacaggaaggggaacatcacactctggggactgttgtggggtggggggaggggggagggatagcattgggagatatacctaatgctagatgacgagttagtgggtgcagtgcaccagcatggcacaagtatacatatgtaactaacctgcacattgtgcacatgtaccctaaaacttaagaataataattaataaattaaaaagaggCATTCTATTTGAGTCTTGTTATTACTGACTTTTCAGTTATAAGTGATAAGAATGCTGATATTTTAGCTAGTCACCCATTAGAtaacatttatttgcttattatttatatcattgctgggcatggtggctcattgcctgtaatcctagttactttgggaggccaaagtgagaggattgcttgaggccaggagttcaagaccagcttcagcaatatagtgagacccccatctcaatcaatcaaccGATCTATCAGTTTTTATCACTGTGCTTATTTATATGATTGTAAAACACTTTCACATTAAAAGATAACCTCAAAAATTCATGGTAGCTTACCAAAAGGGGccatattgttatttatttagtcTTGGTAACCAAACAGTTCCAAAATTTTTACTGTTTAAGTAGAAATGAGCTGAGCTTTgagagatttttttgttgttgttttaaagattatatttctttatttcttttttgtcgGGGGTGAAGATGGGGTCtaagggtctcactatattgcccaggctggagtgcagtggctgttcacaggcacaatcatagcttactacatCCTTGAACTTGAACATCCTTGAGATGGgaaggctcaagagatcctcccccgctcagcttcccaagtacctaggactacaggccgacaccatcatgcctggccatacTTCACTTACCAGTAATCATAATGAAGATCGTGTATTTAACAGATGTTAAGCTTACCAACTGTTCAGATGTGCATGTGAATTGGGGGTAGATTGTGAAGACATTTGCAATATTCTATCTCCCTGACATTATAATTGGGAAAAATTAGGTTTAAATAACCGTGTGATAGAAAACCTGTATCTCTGTGATAAGTTCTCTAAGAGTGGTACAAGACATTTGCAATATTCTCTCTATCTCCCTAACGATGTAATTGGAAAAATGAGGTTTAAATAACACTGTTCTATGATAGGTTCTCTAAGAGTGCTGCCAAGTGTTATAAGAGTTCAGAATGAGACCTTTAAAGTAGAATGAACGGAGAAGGTTTCCTGGAGTAGAGAGAATTTGAGCCAGGCCTGGAAGCTTAGGCAGGACTTTAACAGGAAGACATGGTGAGAGAACAGCATGCCTGAGAGAGAAAATTCATGCTTGCCAGTCTGAGATAAGCCAGTATCATCTTCTTTCAGGTGCAAGTTTTGAAACTGCTTTTGAATTTGTCTGAAAATCCAGCCATGACAGAAGGACTTCTCCGTGCCCAAGTAAAtagcttatatatttattttgtaaatatacacatatatacatttgaaCAGACAGACAGATCTGGAAAGATTAAGCCTAAAATGTTAACAGGGATTCTCTCTGAGGAGCAGTATTAAAGGtggttttttaaattcattttgtatgtgtaaatttcctaaattttttGCAATGAGCctcttttacttttgaaaaacatttttaaaaattcaccctAGCAACaataaattataacttttttctcTACCCAATTTTGGGTACAATTGTGCCATCCCATATTTTATACTTGAACTGTTTGTGTTTACATGTATCTTAGTATCCACTGAAACAGCAGTACTGAGTCCCCAGCATATGCTAGATGAGACACACCAGTGAGCACAGCGTGACATGGTACATGTCCTCAcgaagcttacagtctagtggagagacaaaaatatataacaagTGAACAAGGTAATTAAAAGCTGTGATAAGTGTTCTGAATGCTGGGATAGAATGGAGCTCCACTCCTGTAGAAGAGGAACCATCGTATTCATCTGCTCATCCCTATTCCCCACCCAGCTCTGTGCCCTGTGGTGTATGGGCACTAAATGTTTGATGAAAAAATGAGTTCCCATGAAAACCGTATGAtgatcttaaaaaagaaaatggttgtTTTTCCCAAATAACCACATTCTAAAATTCCAAGGAAATTGTATTTTTCCAGCTGAAACACTCCCTTTTTTCCATTAGTATTACAGCGTGGGGGTACATAAGGTTTTATACATCTAAGTTATGAAATTTTGGGTTTTCTGtgacaaaatttttttaatgtgagatacattttaaatgtgaatttaaaaattttaaaatgtgagttattcaatgtagttttaaaatgttaaaatatacatgaaaaagttttcatatattattaatataaaataatactcaTTGTTTCATATTTCAGGTGGATTCATCATTCCTTTCCCTTTATGACAGCCACGTAGCAAAGGAGATTCTTCTTCGAGTACTTACGCTATTTCAGAATATAAAGAACTGCCTCAAAATAGAAGGCCATTTAGCTGTGCAGCCTACTTTCACTGAAGGTTCATTGTTTTTCCTGTTACATGGAGAAGAATGTGCCCAGAAAATAAGAGCTTTAGTTGATCACCATGATGCAGAGGTGAAGGAAAAGGTTGTAACAATAATACCCAAAATCTGATTGGTCATATTTTTCCAAAGAGTAATGCAGTCTGGATATAAACgtattttctgtcttccttatAAGGGGATTCTCCCAGCTGCTAAATTTAAACAGTAAATATCACATTTTGTCATTAACACAGCTATAACTTGCCGTGGTTCTCAGATTTATTTTGGACTATTTTGATGCCAAGTGAATATAAGAGCTTGTACTgaaaccatttatttctttctattttgctATTTGCAAATGCTTGTTATCTTCCCTACATGAAGTGGCAGTAACCTTTTTCACATTTAAGCTACCCTTCTACCTTTTGAAGTGATTTGCAGTTACTCATCTG
The sequence above is a segment of the Homo sapiens chromosome 7, GRCh38.p14 Primary Assembly genome. Coding sequences within it:
- the ARMC10 gene encoding armadillo repeat-containing protein 10 isoform b (isoform b is encoded by transcript variant B); the encoded protein is MGGPRGAGWVAAGLLLGAGACYCIYRLTRGRRRGDRELGIRSSKSAEDLTDGSYDDVLNAEQLQKLLYLLESTEDPVIIERALITLGNNAAFSVNQAIIRELGGIPIVANKINHSNQSIKEKALNALNNLSVNVENQIKIKIYISQVCEDVFSGPLNSAVQLAGLTLLTNMTVTNDHQHMLHSYITDLFQVLLTGNGNTKVQVLKLLLNLSENPAMTEGLLRAQVDSSFLSLYDSHVAKEILLRVLTLFQNIKNCLKIEGHLAVQPTFTEGSLFFLLHGEECAQKIRALVDHHDAEVKEKVVTIIPKI
- the ARMC10 gene encoding armadillo repeat-containing protein 10 isoform X8; translation: MGGPRGAGWVAAGLLLGAGACYCIYRLTRGRRRGDRELGIRSSKSAGGTPGFPAEDLTDGSYDDVLNAEQLQKLLYLLESTEDPVIIERALITLGNNAAFSVNQAIIRELGGIPIVANKINHSNQSIKEKALNALNNLSVNVENQIKIKIYISQVCEDVFSGPLNSAVQLAGLTLLTNMTVTNDHQHMLHSYITDLFQVLLTGNGNTKVQVLKLLLNLSENPAMTEGLLRAQVDSSFLSLYDSHVAKEILLRVLTLFQNIKNCLKIEGHLAVQPTFTEGSLFFLLHGEECAQKIRALVDHHDAEVKEKVVTIIPKI
- the ARMC10 gene encoding armadillo repeat-containing protein 10 isoform e (isoform e is encoded by transcript variant E), encoding MGGPRGAGWVAAGLLLGAGACYCIYRLTRGRRRGDRELGIRSSKSAEDLTDGSYDDVLNAEQLQKLLYLLESTEDPVIIERALITLGNNAAFSVNQAIIRELGGIPIVANKINHSNQSIKEKALNALNNLSVNVENQIKIKIYISQVCEDVFSGPLNSAVQLAGLTLLTNMTVTNDHQHMLHSYITDLFQVLLTGNGNTKVDSSFLSLYDSHVAKEILLRVLTLFQNIKNCLKIEGHLAVQPTFTEGSLFFLLHGEECAQKIRALVDHHDAEVKEKVVTIIPKI